CATTCATGTTGCTTGCGGGGCCATGTCTTCAGCTTTCCAGTGACCATGCATCGCTGTCGATAGTAACTGTCAGCCATCATTCACATAACCCAGCATGGTGAGCATGCTTTGTATAGAGAATAACATAACACAACATGCATTTTATCAATCATAACCCATGGTGAAAGATGAATTCATTGGTTGTCCCTCCCACAATATAAGACGTTTTTACTTGTAAAAACATCTTATATTGTGGGACAATCGCCCTATTAAGCAGTGACAATcgttggacggagggagtacaaattaTAGTCACTCTTGAACTGTAAAGATGAATCCATTGGCAGTCAATTGCCACAATTATTGTGTATGTTCAGTCAGTCTCGAACTGCAACTCACCATGATAACCTTTCAGGCCGGAGATGAAAGTTTGGCTCCTTCGGAATTGTTATTGTCTTTGATGACCTTAAAAGAAGCACAATAGAAAGAAATGTTAGTTACTTGTAAATGGACAACTCTCAACTAGTGAAAACTAAACAGGTAATATCGAATCATTATTGCAATGAGTTAATGAAATTGAAATATCATCTATACAGGTGCCATTAGAGAGCAGGTGTTCACTTTTTGGGGATGAATGGCCGATCAAAATACGGCATTGGCTGTGCTTTAGGAACAAGGTCTTTCCTCAACTGCCTTATCATTTCTTCCTCCTCTAACTTCTGTTGACGCTCCCGCTCCAATCTTAATTCCTCACCAAACTTGATCCTCTCTGATACCTAGATCTCAAACAGCCATAGTTAATACTTAATAGAGTGTAAAAGACTCACACTAGTACCACTGAAATAAGGCTTCAAACCATGTGCAATGTATAATGAACTTGTAAGGAGGCTTACATATTGATCAAATTCAGCACGTTCAACTGCACGCACATCACTATGGAGAACAAGGTCGACTGGCTCAGTCCTTTCCTTGACTGGTGGTTTAATCAAGCACTAGTGAAAATAGAGGTTCAAAGTTAAAACAATATCACTTGTTAACTGAAAACTTATCAATCATCATAGTGATTCCCAAGAGAACCAGGTACAAAAGTTATGAAAATAAATTCAATAACAATCAGGAGAACAACCTGATAGTTATCAGCATGCACCAAAGAAAATCAGCATTCTTCaaatattttttatataattttgaCATTATGTCATCTTTTATATTCAACTCCAAGAACTAGTACGATGCCATAAGAACAGTCATAGCATGCACAAACAACAAGCTTTGATCTGGAAGTAACACACATTTATCTTCCTCATCAATTATATTCCAAAGAAAATCAGCATTCTTCAAATATGTTATATATAGTTTTGACATTATGTCATTTTTGCTATTCATGTCCAAGAACTAGTATGTTGTCATATATCTTCCTAATCAATTATATTCCAAAGAAAATAAGCATTCTTCAAATATGTTACACTCCAGGAGTATTAATTTTAACATCATGTCATTTTTGCTATTCAACTCCAGGAATTAGTATGTTGTCATAAGAACAGTCACAGCATGCTCAAACAACGAGCTTCAATCTGGAAGTAGCACACATTTATCTTCCTTACATGGTATACCGAACCAAACGAATATATGTCGCTAATCAATTTCATTCATTGTTATATTCCAAAGGAAATCAGCATTCTTCAAATGTGTCATATATCAGTTTTGACATTATGTCATTTTTGCTATTCAACTCCAAGAACTAGTATGTTATACCATAAAAAATGCAAGTGCAAGGCTGTGTTATAGAAAATTAGGCTGTATATAATGACAAACCTCAGGCTCATCTGTTGTCCACGGAAGTCCTTGAGCAATATGTATGCGCTTCTTCTCATCCTCAATTAGCATTTCCTGGACTTTCTGAATAAACTGTTGTTCTTTGGCTCTTCCCCGTTGCTGTTATAAAAACCATATGCGCATCAGACAATATAGCAATATAGTAGGTCATTTTGACTGCTGCCTGCTGAATGCTGAATCTGCTACTACTGACTTTGCCCACTAACAAACAGAACCATAGCCAAAGATTTTGTTATTCACCTCTGTTCTCAGCTTGAAGGGATGCTGGCTAGTGACCTTGAGCTTTTTATTCCAGCTGCTCCTTAGTGATTCAGATGACTGCCAGATCAAAGAGCAAATAGACGCTGAATTCAGAGAGTAAAGAACAAACATGGTCAACAGTAGTAGAGCAGAAAAAAGGGCTATCGCATCCTCACGTTCCGCCGGCTCCTGCGTCCTCCGGTCTGGCTGTCCCAGCTAGATCTAAAAAGAGGAACAAACTTTGATCAGCAACAACCTAGACACACAATTAGTTCTCTCGTTTGCTTGCTGGTATCAACTAACCTGTTGCTCTTGCCATCAAGTGAACTGCAAAGTCTGGTTGGTCCCATGTTCATGAAATCGGACGAGGAGAACACTGCCACCGGCGAGCCCTCACTCCCCTCGTTCCACGGCTGCAATCCAGGCAGCGCCCAGGCCTCCTCGCCTGCCCGTTCGGAGTCAGCAGTGGCCCCGGAGATGGAGAGCAGGCTCTCGAAGGCATGCACCAGGTGCTTGACACGGCCCGCCCCAGCATCTGGCACGCTGTTCATCGCCTTGGCCATGACTCTGCTCCGAATCGCTCTGACTTTGCCGCTCCCCTCCAAATCCGCCACCTCCGCTCCCTCCCCCTCCTCGACAACGGCGGCACTGTTTGCTTCATCTTCGGCCGCTTCCTCCTCCTTCTGCGACTCCTGCTCCTCGCTGGCCGCGGACACCGCGCGCTCCTTGAGGAAGAACTCCTCGTGCGACGCGCGCAGCGCCTCGCGGGCGGCCTCGCGGCACTTGTCGAAGTCGAACTCGCCGCCTCCTCCGCTCGCGCCGGCTTGCCTCCGCCGATGCGCTCCCTTCTTCGCCACGAGGAACCGGCGCTGCgggaccggcggcggcggggcgggcgtGCCGCGCTTCTTCCTGACGGAGGCGgagacggcgggggcggcggcgggcttgGCGGGGGTCTTGGACGTGGTCCGGGGAGGGGAGGCGAGGATGTTGGGGTCGGAGTTCTCGGAGGCGTGCGCGAACCGCGCGCGGGAGACGGACCTGGCCGGGGTCTTCGCCGTCGCCACCGAGGACGGGGGCTTGGCCGGagtcttcgccgccgccgccgcggtggtCGAGGGGGCGGGCTTGGCCGGGGTCTTGGGCGCCGCGGGGGCCGATGGCTTGGTCGGAGTCTTCGCCGCCGCCCCGGTCGCCATGGCTAGGGTTTGGGATCGCGCAGGGTGTTTTGCTTGGGAATGGTTTCGATTGGGAGATCGGGGGTGGAAGCGAACGGGAACCGGGCggagaaggaaaaggggaacGTTGGGGGCCGAGGAGCCTAACGGCTAGTTTTCCTTCCAAACACGCTCCGCGATTTCGCACTCGATCCCGGTCCGGCTTGCTCCCATGGCAATGACGGGCCAGAGTGGTGGGGCCCGGTATCAGTGAGGGTGCAGATGTAAATTCGGTAAGCGGgaggtttttttttttgaggggctCGAGTGGAGGCGTGGCGGTGGCCCGCATCAATTCCAACGGGGCTGTCACGATAAGTTTTTTTTACCCCGTCAAAATAAAAGGTTCAGCACGGAGGCTGCTTCCAACAGATGATGCGTGCCGGTTAGCCCAGACATTTGCGGCCGGTATGAGGCATTCGTCTAGTTCGAGTTTTTCTTTTACAAGTCAAATCGTCCGTCCGGGCATGTAGGGAGAGGGGGTTGGGGAGTCCGGCTATAGATGCTCTGATGCACCGAACATACGATAGTGTGTTGCGTAGATGCGACTCGTGCGATGATGTGCTTGAGGAACACCCAATACCAATGAGTGAATATGAGACAAGAAAAACAAATCGAAATATACAAAGGAAACGCAAAACCGGTGGCACTGATGAATTCCCGACATTCATCTTGTCGAATGCTCCATTACTCTAATTGAACGACATTTCAGCGACAATTTTGTGTTATCTTATGCAATATATAAAATTACTAATTAGACCACGATTCAAAACAATTTGTAAATGCAATAAGCTCTATGACAAGTGCAAAAGCTCTTGCAGTTTAAGACTGCAACCTAACCAACATTGACATGTTCTCACATCACTTTCTAAACCATCACATATTCCTCCAATTGTGCCTTCTCTAACGCCCAAACATGAACTGACACGAGGCATTGTCTTTGCCTTCGCATGTTCTCATTTTTCTTACCTCTCAAACTGTCTCTGCCCAAGCCCTCTCCTCCTCTGGCGAACCTATGACTTTTAGAACTGACATCAACAACTTCTTCGGTGCCGCCCCGATTCACTATGGCACCAAATTTGACTGCATGGTCCCAACCAATCTTGTCGCCACTTTCATGACGCACGCGTGGTGCCTCAGATCTGTTGTCCGACTTTTCCCAAATAACTTGTCCCCGTGGTGCTTCTCGGATGGTGTTCACTGTTTACAAAATATACATTGTCGTTCCTCATCTAGATTCTGTGTTCTACTAAATTTGCACTCTGACGGTGTCCCCGCCCAGGGGTCTGATATGtctcgtatctataatttttgattgtttcatatGCCATTATTTTATacctttcacatacttttggcaataAATTATATTTTTTtagggactaacatattgatctagtgctcAGTGTCAGTTCCTTTACTTTGCATGTTTTGCATTTCACAAAAAATCTATATCAAGCGAAGTCAAAACGCGATAAAATGTTATGGTGTTTATTATGGAATTTATGGGATTTTTTGGCGCAAGAATCAACATTGGGGGTGGCCCACGGGCCCCatatacgtctctaacgtatctataatttataaagtattcatgccatgtttacaacaattttatatggtttggGTGCAATTTTA
This genomic window from Aegilops tauschii subsp. strangulata cultivar AL8/78 chromosome 4, Aet v6.0, whole genome shotgun sequence contains:
- the LOC109731645 gene encoding microtubule-destabilizing protein 60; translation: MATGAAAKTPTKPSAPAAPKTPAKPAPSTTAAAAAKTPAKPPSSVATAKTPARSVSRARFAHASENSDPNILASPPRTTSKTPAKPAAAPAVSASVRKKRGTPAPPPPVPQRRFLVAKKGAHRRRQAGASGGGGEFDFDKCREAAREALRASHEEFFLKERAVSAASEEQESQKEEEAAEDEANSAAVVEEGEGAEVADLEGSGKVRAIRSRVMAKAMNSVPDAGAGRVKHLVHAFESLLSISGATADSERAGEEAWALPGLQPWNEGSEGSPVAVFSSSDFMNMGPTRLCSSLDGKSNRSSWDSQTGGRRSRRNSSESLRSSWNKKLKVTSQHPFKLRTEQRGRAKEQQFIQKVQEMLIEDEKKRIHIAQGLPWTTDEPECLIKPPVKERTEPVDLVLHSDVRAVERAEFDQYVSERIKFGEELRLERERQQKLEEEEMIRQLRKDLVPKAQPMPYFDRPFIPKKSSKTITIPKEPNFHLRPERLSCDAWSLES